One stretch of Jiangella gansuensis DSM 44835 DNA includes these proteins:
- a CDS encoding ABC transporter substrate-binding protein, with protein sequence MKAGWTARVAAAAAFSLALSGCFSGSEADDTTGSSEGSGESGETVSLRLAHGWTGEVPQARAFEPAVERFQEEHPEIDLTVETAAGNEIKTLVSSDMAAGREPDVFLHWGTRDTSPYIEDDRLADLTDYLDENPEIRDRYEEGAFDSVTWDGRVYGLPIGAYAQVLLINDAVMDAAGVEPPQDEADVLRAVEELVAADVIPFAVNGTAERYLFELFLARELGADGLDAVATGDPATRDAITSAAAQVMELRDAGAFPEGAETLQTLQALELYNSGAAAMFYNETWTIGNLTDEVIETTTLSTYPGADVRTLAGAGYYVYISADAWADEERRAAALELAEYLAGPEVNTDLVEISWYPSPMVDDELDVDTSALPALVQDMLQTRADAVASGEFADKLDEKLTAGAFESLTSLAERLFIGELTPEQFADALLDATAADPARL encoded by the coding sequence ATGAAGGCTGGATGGACGGCGAGGGTCGCGGCCGCGGCGGCGTTCTCGCTCGCGTTGAGCGGGTGCTTCAGCGGCTCGGAGGCCGACGACACCACCGGCAGCTCGGAAGGTTCGGGCGAGTCCGGCGAGACGGTCAGCCTGCGGCTCGCGCACGGCTGGACCGGAGAGGTCCCGCAGGCCCGCGCCTTCGAACCCGCGGTCGAGCGGTTCCAGGAGGAGCACCCCGAGATCGACCTGACCGTCGAGACCGCGGCCGGCAACGAGATCAAGACCCTGGTCTCCTCGGACATGGCCGCCGGCCGGGAGCCCGACGTGTTCCTGCACTGGGGAACCCGGGACACCTCGCCCTACATCGAGGACGACCGCCTCGCCGACCTGACCGACTACCTCGACGAGAACCCCGAGATCCGGGACCGCTACGAGGAGGGCGCGTTCGACTCCGTCACCTGGGACGGCCGGGTGTACGGGCTGCCCATCGGCGCCTACGCCCAGGTGCTCCTGATCAACGACGCGGTTATGGACGCCGCCGGCGTCGAGCCGCCACAGGACGAGGCGGACGTGTTGCGCGCCGTCGAGGAACTGGTGGCCGCCGACGTCATCCCGTTCGCGGTCAACGGCACCGCCGAGCGGTACCTGTTCGAGCTGTTCCTCGCCCGCGAGCTGGGCGCGGACGGCCTGGACGCAGTGGCGACGGGTGACCCGGCCACTCGGGACGCCATCACGTCCGCCGCCGCTCAGGTGATGGAGCTGCGCGACGCGGGCGCGTTCCCGGAAGGTGCCGAGACCCTGCAGACCCTGCAGGCGCTCGAGCTGTACAACTCCGGCGCGGCGGCGATGTTCTACAACGAGACCTGGACCATCGGGAACCTCACCGACGAGGTCATCGAGACCACGACGCTGTCGACCTACCCGGGCGCCGACGTGCGCACACTGGCCGGCGCCGGCTACTACGTGTACATCAGCGCCGACGCCTGGGCGGACGAGGAGCGCCGCGCGGCCGCCCTGGAGCTGGCCGAGTACCTGGCCGGCCCGGAGGTGAACACCGACCTCGTCGAGATCTCCTGGTACCCGTCGCCGATGGTCGACGACGAGCTCGACGTCGACACGTCGGCGCTGCCGGCTCTGGTTCAGGACATGCTGCAGACCCGCGCCGACGCCGTCGCATCCGGTGAGTTCGCCGACAAGCTCGACGAGAAGCTGACCGCTGGGGCGTTCGAGAGCCTGACGTCGCTGGCCGAGCGGTTGTTCATCGGGGAGCTGACGCCCGAGCAGTTCGCCGACGCGCTGCTCGACGCCACCGCCGCCGACCCGGCGAGGCTCTGA
- a CDS encoding carbohydrate ABC transporter permease → MTVTETPPPTTEAGASPGRPRRPVLALARGSFVWGYAAITIFGFAFVAISAFKSNAEIFADPFALPQSWGFDNLTRAWTTANIGDYFVNTALVAVVTTVASTLLAATVAYTIVRMRFPGSSMVYLAFAIGVGVPLQALLVPTFIVMNNAGLLDSLTSLILVYTAFALPKAVFLLAAFMKDVPAELEEAALIDGAGEFTIFRRVVVPLCRPALATVAVLEFLGAWNEYVYASVLIRSPENRTISLGLASFSSEYASDYGLIAAGVLITVVPVVIVYILLQRQVVAGLSSGALKG, encoded by the coding sequence ATGACCGTCACGGAGACCCCGCCGCCGACCACCGAGGCAGGTGCGTCGCCCGGCCGGCCGCGGCGGCCGGTGCTGGCGCTGGCCCGCGGCTCCTTCGTGTGGGGCTACGCCGCGATCACGATCTTCGGCTTCGCATTCGTGGCGATCTCGGCGTTCAAGTCCAACGCCGAGATCTTCGCCGACCCGTTCGCGCTGCCGCAGTCGTGGGGCTTCGACAACCTGACCCGTGCCTGGACCACCGCGAACATCGGCGACTATTTCGTCAACACCGCACTCGTGGCGGTCGTGACGACGGTGGCCAGCACGCTGTTGGCGGCCACGGTGGCCTACACGATCGTACGGATGCGCTTCCCGGGGTCGTCGATGGTGTACCTGGCGTTCGCCATCGGCGTCGGCGTGCCGCTGCAGGCGCTGCTCGTGCCGACGTTCATCGTCATGAACAACGCCGGCCTGCTCGACAGCCTCACCTCGCTGATCCTCGTCTACACGGCGTTCGCGCTGCCCAAAGCGGTGTTCCTGCTGGCCGCCTTCATGAAGGACGTGCCGGCAGAGCTGGAGGAGGCCGCGCTGATCGACGGAGCGGGCGAGTTCACCATCTTCCGTCGGGTGGTGGTGCCGCTGTGCCGGCCGGCCCTGGCGACGGTGGCAGTGCTGGAGTTCCTGGGCGCGTGGAACGAGTACGTGTACGCCAGCGTGCTCATCCGCAGCCCCGAGAACCGGACCATCTCGCTGGGCCTGGCCTCGTTCAGTTCCGAGTACGCCAGCGACTACGGGCTCATCGCGGCCGGCGTGCTGATCACGGTCGTGCCCGTCGTCATCGTCTACATCCTGCTGCAACGGCAGGTCGTCGCCGGCCTGTCCTCCGGCGCTCTGAAAGGGTGA
- a CDS encoding enolase C-terminal domain-like protein, producing MTARTIVDVRATEHVLPVDPPFRWRDGLPPSGKTRGVTQLEIVADDGTVGVAVLPRGTIGVDLVERRIRPTLVGRDAMLTEDCWAALHEADRVEHFPPYALGPVDVALWDLKAKAAGLPLYALLGGARTRIPAYASTVTYEDVDTYLAVADTCLEAGFRAIKLHAWGDAGRDAELVRRLRRHVGDDIDLMYDGSGAFDLRDAVRLGHVLTDLGFGWYEEPMREWGIGPYSRLHDAVGVPILGPETTPGVHHAVADWITAGAVDLVRTGVHYKDGITGALRIAHLADAHGLRAEVHGGGAANLHLACAIPNTTYYEVIVAGLPATPRFPVGPDGHVSVPQGAGTGETAL from the coding sequence ATGACCGCACGGACCATCGTCGACGTCCGGGCCACCGAGCACGTCCTCCCGGTCGATCCGCCGTTCCGGTGGCGCGACGGTCTGCCGCCGTCGGGGAAGACCCGCGGGGTCACACAACTCGAGATCGTCGCCGACGACGGCACGGTGGGTGTCGCGGTGCTGCCGCGCGGCACCATCGGCGTCGACCTGGTCGAGCGGCGGATCCGGCCAACCCTGGTCGGCCGCGACGCCATGCTCACCGAGGACTGCTGGGCGGCGCTGCACGAGGCGGACCGGGTCGAGCACTTCCCGCCGTACGCGCTCGGTCCCGTCGACGTGGCGCTGTGGGACCTCAAGGCCAAGGCGGCCGGGCTTCCGCTGTACGCGCTGCTCGGCGGGGCCCGGACCCGGATCCCGGCGTACGCGAGCACCGTCACGTACGAGGACGTCGACACCTACCTTGCCGTGGCCGACACCTGCCTGGAGGCCGGCTTCCGAGCCATCAAGCTGCACGCTTGGGGCGATGCCGGACGCGACGCCGAGCTGGTCCGGCGGTTGCGACGGCACGTCGGCGACGACATCGATCTCATGTACGACGGTTCCGGCGCGTTCGACCTGCGCGACGCGGTCCGGCTCGGTCACGTCCTCACCGACCTCGGGTTCGGCTGGTACGAGGAGCCGATGCGCGAGTGGGGCATCGGGCCGTACTCCCGGCTGCATGACGCCGTCGGGGTGCCGATCCTCGGGCCGGAGACGACGCCGGGCGTCCATCACGCCGTCGCCGACTGGATCACCGCCGGCGCCGTCGATCTCGTCCGCACCGGAGTGCACTACAAGGACGGCATCACCGGCGCGCTGCGGATTGCCCACCTGGCCGACGCACACGGGCTGCGGGCGGAGGTGCACGGCGGCGGTGCCGCGAACCTGCACCTCGCCTGCGCGATCCCCAACACCACGTACTACGAGGTGATCGTGGCGGGGCTGCCGGCCACGCCACGCTTCCCGGTCGGCCCGGACGGTCACGTCTCGGTCCCGCAGGGCGCGGGGACCGGGGAGACGGCGCTGTGA
- a CDS encoding carbohydrate ABC transporter permease → MAAPSASSAVTHGGPAGRAPSGRVPGAAPRQPAGTVRPRRRSSLRRNRYRGRNLLVLALFLLPAVALYGWLFIGSVGQTVLYSFYDWNAVSDPVPVGLDNFTRLAADPIFGQALVNTLYMTGLLVFVQLPGAFLLAWFLYRRVRGWRFLRTVYFLPVVISTAAVALLFGFLYEPNFGVLNALLERVGLDDLGRDWLGDPLTAMTAVSVPLLWKEVGLMMIILLAAMQGLPGEVLEAAEIDGVNGYQRLRHIVLPLLSRAIGLCLLLCITTAFKVFDFVLLMTGGGPGNRTEITGSYLYAQGFERFEYGYGSAVAVVLTLVVVLVVSIPRLFRLVMRRPTP, encoded by the coding sequence ATGGCCGCACCATCGGCGTCCAGCGCCGTCACTCACGGGGGCCCGGCCGGTCGTGCACCGTCCGGGCGGGTCCCCGGCGCCGCGCCGCGACAGCCGGCGGGCACCGTGCGCCCCCGCCGCCGCTCCAGCCTGCGTCGCAACCGGTACCGGGGCCGCAACCTGCTGGTCCTGGCGCTGTTCCTGCTGCCCGCGGTTGCGCTGTACGGCTGGCTGTTCATCGGCTCGGTCGGCCAGACCGTGCTGTACAGCTTCTACGACTGGAACGCGGTCAGTGACCCGGTTCCCGTGGGGCTGGACAACTTCACCCGGCTCGCCGCCGACCCGATCTTCGGCCAGGCATTGGTCAACACGCTGTACATGACGGGCCTGCTGGTCTTCGTGCAACTGCCCGGCGCGTTCCTGCTGGCCTGGTTCCTCTACCGGCGGGTACGCGGCTGGCGGTTCCTGCGCACCGTGTACTTCCTGCCCGTCGTCATCTCCACCGCCGCCGTCGCGCTGCTGTTCGGCTTCCTGTACGAGCCCAACTTCGGTGTCCTGAACGCCCTGCTGGAGCGGGTGGGCCTGGACGACCTCGGCCGCGACTGGCTGGGCGACCCGCTCACCGCCATGACCGCCGTCTCCGTTCCACTGCTGTGGAAGGAGGTCGGGCTCATGATGATCATCCTGCTGGCGGCCATGCAGGGCCTGCCCGGCGAGGTGCTCGAGGCCGCCGAGATCGACGGCGTCAACGGCTACCAGCGGCTGCGGCACATCGTGCTGCCGCTGCTGTCGCGGGCCATCGGGCTGTGCCTGCTGCTGTGCATCACCACGGCGTTCAAGGTCTTCGACTTCGTGCTGCTGATGACCGGCGGCGGCCCGGGCAACCGGACCGAGATCACCGGCTCCTACCTGTACGCCCAGGGCTTCGAGCGGTTCGAGTACGGCTACGGCAGCGCCGTCGCGGTCGTGCTCACGCTGGTCGTGGTACTGGTCGTCAGCATCCCGCGGCTGTTCCGGCTCGTCATGAGGAGGCCGACGCCATGA
- a CDS encoding SDR family NAD(P)-dependent oxidoreductase — protein MTGRTVLLTGATGLIGGALADRLRAEGWDVVGVGLETGSPDDVVADLADDGDLARVSELVASLPGLRAVVNNAGVTGPRRRPEDVTVADWDAAQAINVRPVLALTLAAARRWIAAGEPGAVVNVSSPGATRAHLHRAVYDATKGAVEALTRALAVDLGEHGIRVNAVVPAAVAGSHPDLPLGRGAAPADVAAAVSFLVSDDARSTTGHCLAVDGGLLAQARSRGVAVQADGGTA, from the coding sequence GTGACGGGCCGCACCGTGTTGCTCACCGGCGCGACCGGGCTGATCGGTGGCGCGCTGGCCGACCGGCTGCGAGCCGAGGGCTGGGACGTCGTCGGGGTCGGCCTGGAGACGGGCTCGCCGGACGACGTCGTCGCCGACCTGGCCGACGACGGTGACCTGGCGCGGGTCTCGGAGCTGGTCGCCTCGCTGCCGGGACTGCGCGCCGTCGTCAACAACGCCGGCGTCACCGGGCCGCGCCGACGCCCCGAGGACGTGACCGTTGCCGACTGGGACGCCGCGCAGGCGATCAACGTGCGGCCGGTGCTGGCGTTGACCCTGGCCGCCGCCCGTCGGTGGATCGCCGCGGGCGAGCCGGGCGCCGTCGTCAACGTGTCGTCGCCGGGCGCCACCCGCGCGCACCTGCACCGGGCCGTGTACGACGCCACCAAGGGCGCCGTCGAGGCGCTGACCCGGGCCTTGGCGGTCGACCTCGGCGAGCACGGCATCCGCGTCAACGCCGTCGTGCCGGCGGCGGTCGCGGGGAGTCATCCGGACCTGCCCCTGGGCCGCGGCGCCGCGCCGGCCGACGTCGCCGCCGCGGTGTCGTTCCTGGTGTCCGACGACGCCCGCTCCACCACTGGCCACTGCCTCGCTGTCGACGGCGGACTACTCGCGCAGGCGCGCAGCCGGGGCGTGGCCGTCCAAGCCGACGGAGGCACCGCATGA
- a CDS encoding enolase C-terminal domain-like protein, whose amino-acid sequence MTTGTRADSSIVEVRLTPVAFVEPPLRNSAGVHGTTVARLVIEVHTAGGAVGLGETFGDPAVLAVAREAARRLPGGDVFDLVELARILDVDPLVDGQPDVVTAAEVREPGTFAGTTRVKAYSAFEVAFLDAQGRLLDRPVHQLLGGRVRSEVDFCGYLFFKFGAHPGEPEDEWGEVLDPAAMVGLAQRFVADYGFGSLKLKGGVLDPVAEVETLERLAAAFPGVALRIDPNAAWTVPTSLDVARKTDGLVQYLEDPTAGLTGMAHVASATSTPLATNMVVTSFRQIRRCVELGSAGIILADHHFWGGLRATQQLGAVCAALGLRLSMHSNSHLGISLAAMVQAAAVLPGLDYSCDTHYPWTVEDVVDAPVIKEGRIAVGDAPGLGVTLDRDQLARMHERWLRDGERPRDDVAAMRRHVPGWVDRRPRW is encoded by the coding sequence ATGACCACCGGCACCAGGGCCGACAGCAGCATCGTCGAGGTGCGGCTGACACCGGTCGCGTTCGTCGAGCCACCGCTGCGCAACTCCGCCGGCGTGCACGGAACCACCGTGGCGAGGCTGGTCATCGAGGTGCACACGGCCGGTGGCGCGGTCGGGCTGGGGGAGACGTTCGGCGATCCCGCGGTGCTGGCCGTCGCCCGGGAGGCGGCCCGGCGGTTGCCCGGCGGCGACGTCTTCGACCTGGTCGAGCTGGCCCGCATCCTCGACGTGGACCCGCTGGTGGACGGGCAGCCGGACGTCGTCACGGCAGCCGAGGTGCGGGAGCCGGGCACGTTCGCCGGCACGACCCGGGTGAAGGCGTACTCGGCGTTCGAGGTGGCCTTCCTCGACGCGCAGGGCCGCCTGCTCGACCGGCCGGTGCACCAGTTGCTCGGTGGCCGCGTCCGGAGCGAGGTCGACTTCTGCGGCTACCTGTTCTTCAAGTTCGGTGCCCACCCCGGCGAGCCCGAGGACGAGTGGGGCGAGGTCCTCGACCCGGCCGCCATGGTCGGGCTGGCCCAGCGCTTCGTCGCCGACTACGGGTTCGGCTCGCTCAAGCTGAAGGGCGGAGTGCTCGATCCGGTGGCCGAGGTCGAGACGTTGGAACGGCTGGCCGCGGCGTTCCCGGGGGTGGCGCTGCGCATCGACCCGAACGCCGCCTGGACCGTGCCGACCAGCCTCGACGTCGCGCGCAAGACCGACGGGCTGGTGCAGTACCTGGAGGACCCGACCGCCGGGCTGACCGGCATGGCGCACGTGGCGTCGGCCACCTCCACCCCGCTGGCCACCAACATGGTGGTCACGTCGTTCCGGCAGATCCGCCGCTGCGTGGAGCTCGGCAGCGCCGGCATCATCCTGGCCGACCATCATTTCTGGGGCGGGCTACGCGCCACCCAGCAGCTCGGCGCGGTCTGCGCGGCGCTCGGACTGCGCCTGTCCATGCACTCGAACTCGCACCTCGGCATCAGCCTGGCCGCGATGGTGCAGGCCGCGGCGGTGCTGCCCGGGCTGGACTACTCCTGCGACACCCACTACCCGTGGACGGTCGAGGACGTCGTCGACGCGCCGGTCATCAAGGAGGGCCGGATCGCCGTCGGCGACGCACCGGGCCTGGGTGTCACCCTCGACCGCGACCAGCTGGCCCGGATGCACGAGCGCTGGCTCCGGGACGGCGAGCGGCCCCGCGACGACGTCGCGGCGATGCGCCGGCACGTGCCCGGCTGGGTGGACCGGAGACCACGGTGGTGA